Proteins co-encoded in one Bradyrhizobium sp. 170 genomic window:
- a CDS encoding tripartite tricarboxylate transporter substrate binding protein, whose amino-acid sequence MNRISRSLTTLALVLCSVAAAHAQSSYPDRAVKIIVPIGPGGSYDLVGRQLADALSKRMGQAFVVENKPGAGTVVGTQAASQSEPDGYTLVVGGLSNMAFNSALYSKLAYDPRKDFVPVALIYKFGYVMVGRKDLPHAKLQDIVAAAKANPGSISVATAGVGTGQHLVAAAFMKAAGVKFQEIPYKGSPPAFTDLLAGRIDLFFDSNAAGLPYVQSGQAKGIALLSSKRSPLAPDVPTMSEAGVSGLDVDSWLGIFAPAKTPPDVIAKLRRDIRASLPDLKERFEKSGGEVWDLPDDKLDAFVASEYDNWTKLIREAGIKLD is encoded by the coding sequence ATGAACCGAATTAGCCGCTCGCTGACAACACTCGCGCTCGTGCTTTGCAGCGTTGCCGCAGCGCACGCACAATCCAGTTATCCCGACCGTGCGGTGAAAATTATCGTCCCGATCGGCCCCGGCGGCAGTTACGATCTGGTCGGGCGGCAGCTTGCAGATGCGCTGTCGAAGCGGATGGGGCAGGCCTTCGTCGTCGAGAACAAGCCGGGCGCCGGAACCGTTGTCGGCACGCAAGCCGCCAGCCAGAGCGAGCCGGACGGCTATACGCTGGTGGTCGGCGGGCTCTCCAACATGGCCTTCAACTCGGCGCTGTATTCGAAACTGGCGTACGATCCCCGCAAGGATTTTGTGCCGGTCGCGCTGATCTACAAGTTTGGTTACGTGATGGTCGGCCGCAAGGATTTGCCGCACGCCAAGCTGCAGGACATCGTCGCCGCCGCAAAGGCGAACCCGGGCTCGATTTCCGTCGCGACAGCCGGTGTCGGCACTGGCCAGCATCTGGTGGCGGCTGCGTTCATGAAGGCAGCCGGCGTAAAATTTCAGGAGATACCCTACAAGGGTTCGCCGCCGGCCTTCACCGATCTGCTTGCCGGCCGCATCGACCTGTTTTTCGATTCGAACGCCGCCGGGCTCCCTTACGTTCAGTCCGGGCAGGCGAAGGGCATTGCGCTGCTGTCGTCCAAACGCAGCCCGCTGGCGCCCGATGTGCCGACGATGTCGGAAGCCGGCGTATCCGGCCTCGATGTCGATTCCTGGCTCGGGATATTCGCACCCGCAAAGACGCCGCCGGACGTGATCGCAAAGCTGCGCCGCGACATCCGCGCCTCGCTGCCCGACCTCAAGGAGCGTTTCGAGAAGAGCGGCGGGGAGGTGTGGGATCTGCCTGATGACAAGCTCGACGCCTT
- a CDS encoding DUF488 domain-containing protein: MARRTKRLFTIGYEQTPAKAVLDELEAAGIKLLVDVRAVASSRRPGFSKNQLAAGLDERGISYLHLKGLGTPKSGREAARSGKFGLLHKIYSAHLKTTQAKEQLDELSALVNKSGPVCILCYERDHAQCHRQWIAEIIEDRDGVKVENLVAPQV, from the coding sequence ATGGCCCGCAGGACCAAACGCCTCTTCACCATCGGCTATGAACAGACGCCGGCGAAGGCGGTGCTCGACGAACTCGAAGCCGCCGGGATCAAGCTGCTGGTGGACGTGCGCGCGGTGGCGTCCTCGCGGCGGCCGGGCTTTTCGAAGAATCAGCTCGCGGCCGGCCTCGACGAACGCGGCATTTCCTATCTGCACCTGAAGGGACTCGGGACGCCGAAGAGCGGCCGTGAGGCGGCGCGCAGCGGCAAGTTCGGCCTGCTGCACAAGATCTATTCGGCGCATCTGAAGACGACGCAGGCGAAGGAGCAACTCGATGAGCTGTCGGCGCTAGTGAACAAGTCGGGGCCGGTCTGCATTCTCTGCTATGAGCGCGATCATGCCCAGTGCCACCGGCAATGGATCGCCGAGATCATCGAGGACCGCGACGGCGTGAAGGTAGAGAACCTGGTCGCGCCGCAGGTGTAA